In the Mycolicibacter minnesotensis genome, CGCCTTCGGACAGTCCTTGCCCGATCGCGGCGTTGACGTTCTGCAAGGCCTGGGCCGAGGTGTTCTGGGCGAGGTAGCTGAGCAGGTTGATCGGGAATCCCGACGACACGAACTGATTCGCGTAGGTGTTGGCCAGCCCGGACCAGCCGTAGTTGGGATCGTAGGGGTTCACCAACGCCTCCAGAGACGTCAAAAGCCCATCCAGAGAGGTATTTCCGGCTGAGGGTGTCGTCGTCGGCGCGTCGAAACCACTCAGTGTGGTGGCCTGCGCCGACGCCGCCTGGTAGCGGGTCATGGCGGCGGTGTTGGTGGTCCACATGGCCAGGTACTGGCTCTCGTTCTCCGCGATTGCTGCGGAGTTGGTCCCGAACCGGTTGGTCGCCAGCAGCTCTACTCGGCGCGCGCGGTTGGCGGTGATCGCAGCGGGCGGGGTCACCGCGGCGCGCACCGAATCGAATGCCGCGGCGGCGAGGCGAATCGAGGCGGCGGTCCGCCGGCATTCTTGTGCCGTGGTCCGCAACCACAGCAGGTACGGTTCCGCGGACGCCACCATGGCCGCCGCGGACCGGCCGCGCCAGGAGTCGACCAGTGCGGACAATGCGGACACGTAGCCGTCGGCCTGTTCATCCAGCTGCGCCCCGAGTAGCCGCCATGCTCCGGCAGCGTCGAGCAGCGATGTGGCACCGGGACCGGTGTTCACCAGCGCGGAGCTGATCTCGGGAGGTGCGGCTATGGACTGCATGACCGGTGGTGTCAGGTGATCGCGTCGATGGCCGCCGACAGGCGCGACTTGAACGGCTGGGGGATGGGCACGTAGCCGTGGTCGGCCAGTGCGTGCTGGCCGTCGCCGATCGTGCACTGCAGGAACGCGCGCACAGCCTTTCCGATCTGCGGATCGCGATAATGCGAGCAGACGACCTCGTAAGTGGCCAGCACGATCGGATAGGCGCCGGCCTGGTTGGGCCGGTAGAACGAGATGGTGTCCAGTGCCAGGTCGTTGCCGTCGCGGAGGAACCACGCCGACGATATCGTCTTGCCGACCGTATCTTCGCTGATCGCAACCGGATCCGGGCCGGCCGAGGTGATCACGTTGGCCATGCCCAGCCGGTGCTCCTGAGCGAACGACCACGCGGTGTAGGTGACGGCCCCGTCGAGCTCGGCTGTCGCTGCGGCGACGCCCTCGTTGCCGTGCACGCTCACCCCGGCGGTGCCGTTGAACGTCCGGCCGGCGCCCCTGCCCCAGGTCCCCGCGGACGCGGTGTCCAGGTAGCGCTGAAAGTTGTCGGTGGTGCCCGACTCATCGCTGCGCGAGACCACGCGGATCGCCACGGCGGGCAGTTGGGTTCCGGTGTTGAGCGCGGCGATCGCCGGGTCGTCCCAGGTGGTGATGGTGCCGTTGAAGATATTGGCGGCGGTGGGACCGTCGAGGTTCAGTGACGCCAGGCCCGGTAGGCGGAAGGCGATGGCGATAGGCCCGAACACCATCGGCAGGTTCCAGACCGGCGCGCCGCAGCGCTGCTGGGCGCGGTCGAATTCACCTTTGCTCAGCGGGGAGTCGGAACCGCCGAAATCGGTTTGCGCGGACATGAACTCGTCGATGCCGGCTCCGGAGCCGTTGGCCTGGTAGGCCAGGCTCTGGCCGGGGCAGGCCTGCTGGAAGGCCGCGACGAACAGCGTCATCGCATGGGCCTGGGCGGTGGAACCACTGGCAGTGAGGCCGGGGGAGCCGCCGCAGTCCACTGCGTTCGCCGAGGCCGCTGCCGATCGGGTCGACGATGGGGCGTCCTGGCTGCCGCCGCACCCGGACAGCAGTGCAGCGGCTAGGGCAAGCACGCTCGGTACGGCACGTCGATTGATGTCGATCACATCCCTCGGGTCGTCTTCCCGGCGAATGCTAGCAACGGTATGAGCTGGCAACGTCGTTGCTTTGCAGCAGAATTCAAGAGTTCAGCGATCGTTTTCGATCTGGTCACGAGTTGTATGGTCGGTGTCCGCGTATGGGCCTGGGGGCCGGCCGCCTGCGGTCGGGGTTAGCGTGAATGAGTGGCCAACCGTCTCGCAGCGTCCGCCAGCCCTTACCTGCGCCAACATGCTGACAACCCGGTGGACTGGTGGGAGTGGACACCCGAGGCGCTGGCGCAGGCCGCCGAGCGCGACGTGCCGATCCTGCTGTCGGTCGGCTACGCGGCCTGCCACTGGTGTCACGTGATGGCGCATGGCGCATTCGAGGATCCCGAGGTGGCCGCGGCGATGAACGCCGGCTTCGTCTGCATCAAGGTGGACCGGGAAGAACGTCCGGATATCGACGCGATCTACATGACGGCCACCCAGGCATTGACCGGCAGCGGCGGCTGGCCGATGACCTGCTTTCTGACCCCCGACGGACGGCCCTTCTACTGCGGCACCTACTACCCCAAAGATGCTTTCCTAAAGCTGCTTTCGGCGATCACTGCCACGTGGGACGAAAGCCGAGGCGAAGTCGAGGAGGCCTCGGACAACATCGCCGCCGAGCTGCGTTCGATGGCCGGCGGACCGCCGGCGGGTGGGCCGCCGATCGATGCGGAGCTCTGCGACACGAGCGTGGCGGCGGTGTTACGCGCCGAGGACAGCAGCCACGGCGGATTCGGTGCTGCCCCGAAGTTCCCGCCGTCGGCGCTGATGGAGGCGCTGCTGCGTCACCACGAGCGGACCTCGGCGCCGGGTGCGCTTCAGGCGGTGGCCCGTGCCGGTGCGGCTATGGCACGCGGTGGCATCTATGACCAGCTGGCCGGCGGCTTCGCCCGCTACAGCGTCGACGCCGCCTGGGTAGTGCCGCATTTCGAGAAGATGCTCTATGACAACGCGCTGCTGCTGCGCGCCTACGCGCACTGGGCGCGGCGCACCGGCGATCCGCTGGCGGCCCGGGTCACCGCGCAGACAGCCCGATTCCTGTTGACGGAGCTCTGCGACGCAGGCATGTTCATCTCGTCGCTGGACGCCGACGCCGACGGTCAAGAGGGCCTGACCTATGTGTGGACGCCCGCGGAGCTGATCGAGGTGCTGGGCGAGGACGACGGGCACTGGGCAGCAGAGGTTTTCGGGGTCTCGGTGAGTGGCACTTTTGAATCCGGCAGTTCGGTGCTGCAACTGCCGACGGACCCCGACGATCCGCAGCGCTTCGACCGGGTTCGGCAGCGGCTGCTGGCCGCTCGGCGATCCCGGCCGCAGCCCGGCCGCGACGACAAGGTGGTGACGGCCTGGAACGGCCTGGCGATCACCGGACTGACCGAAGCGGCTGTGGCGCTGGAAGATCCGAGCCTGACCGCGGCCGCCCAGGAGTGCGCGGAGAAGCTGCTGGATCTGCACCTGGTGGACGGCCGGCTGCGCCGGGCCAGCCTGGGCGGCCGGGTGGGGGACAGCGCCGCGACCCTGGAGGACTACGGCGCCCTGGCCACCGCCCTGCTCAGTGTGTACCAGTTCAGCGGTGAGCAGCACCTGCTCGACGCCGGCACCGGCCTGCTGGACGTCGCGCTGGCTCACTTCGCCGATCCGGAGACCCCGGGGCACTGGTTCGACACCGCCGACGACGCCGAGGCACTCGTGCTGCGGCCCAGTGATCCGACGGACGGCGCCACCCCATCAGGTGCGGCACTGATCACCGAGGCGTTGTTGACCGCGGCCCACCTGGTTCCCGCGGATCGCAGCGAACGCTACGGCCAGGCGGCCACCGACTCTCTGTCGGCTCATGCCGCACTGCTGGACCGGGCACCACGTTCGGCCGGGCATTGGCTGGGCGTCGCCGAGGCCTGTGTGCGTGGTCCGCTGCAGATCGCGGTGGCCTGTGCCGGCCCGGATTCAGCACTGCTGGCCCAGGCGCGCCGCTTGGCGCCCGGCGGGACGATCGTCGTCGGCGGGCCGGCTGACTCATCCGAACTGCTGATGGGGCGGGGGCGGGTCAACGGCGCCGACGCCGCCTACATCTGCCGCGGCCAGGTGTGCGACCTACCGGTGCGCAGTGCGGCGGAGTTGGCTGCGGCCCTTGGGGTGCCCGCGGATTCGGCATCCGTGTAACGTGCGGCACATGACCTCCGCACCTGACAAGGCACAGGCCATCACCGAAACCGTCAACCGCTACATCGAGCTGGTCGGCGGCGGCGACGCCGACGCGCTGGTGGAGTTGTATGCGGCCGACGCCACCCTGGAGGACCCGGTCGGCGGTGAGGTGCACATCGGTCACAACGCCATCCGCAACTTCTACTCGGCCATCACCGGGCTGGACCGCAGCAGTGAGCTGGTGTCGCTGCGGGTCGCCGGAAGCGAGGCGGCTTTCCAGTTCGCGTTGACCATCACCAACGGTGACCACCGGATGCGTATCGAGCCGATCGACGTGATGGTCTTCGACGGCGACGGCAAGATCGCCGGCATGAAGGCCTACTGGTCGGCGGAGAACATCACCCAGCTCTAGGGGCTAATGCAGTACCGCGAACCAGATCGCGATGTACTGACAGATCGCGGCCACGGCCGTGCAGGCGTGGAAGAACTCGTGGTAGCCGAACGTCGTCGGCCACGGGTCCGGCCACTTCAGCGCGTACATGATCGCGCCGACGCTATAGAGCATGCCGCCGACGGCCAGCAGCACCATCGCTGCGACGCCGGCGTTGTGCATGATCGTCGCGATGAAGAACGCTGCCACCCAGCCCAACAACAGGTAGAGCGGCACCCCGACCCACTTCGGTGCGGTGGGCCAGCACAGCTTGAGCACCACGCCGGCCAGCGCACCACCCCACACGATCGTCATCACCAGCCGTTCCTGGGCGCCGTGGTCCATCGCCAGCAGCGCGAAGGGGGTGTAGGTGCCGGCGATGAAGATGAAGATCATCGCGTGGTCGAGCCGCTTCATGCGCATCCGCGTGGCGACCGATTTCCAGGTGATCCGGTGATAGGTGGCGCTGACCGCGAACATGCCCACCACCGAGATGGTGTAGGCCAATGTCGCCAGACCGGCCTCGCGCCCGGCCATCGACCAGGCCACCGCGGTAAGGGTGACCCCGGCGACGACGGCAACGATGGCCGACACGAGGTGGATCCACCCGCGGGCCCGCGGTTTGGTATGCGGCAAGAGGATATCGGCCGGCAGATCGTTCGGATTCTGGTCGGCGATCATGTCGGTGTGGGTACTCATGGACCTTCCTGACTCCACGCGGATCCCGGACTGCTTTCGATCACAGTAGTCTGGGATTTTGTGGCGATCATCCCGGCGCGCTTGAAGGAGCCGCTGTACCGGATCTACGAGCTGCGTCTCCGGCAGGGCCTGGCGGCGTCGAGGTCGAATCTGCCGCGCCATATCGCGGTGCTCTGCGACGGCAACCGGCGCTGGGCGCGCGACGCCGGCTACGACGACGTCAGCTACGGCTACCGGATGGGTGCGGCCAAGATCGCGGAGATGCTGCGCTGGTGTGCCGATGCGGGGATCGAGATGGCCACCGTCTATCTGCTGTCCACCGAGAACCTGCAGCGCGAACCCGCCGAACTGGCCGCGCTCATCGAGATCATCACCGACGTGGTGGAGGAGATCTGCGCGCCCGCCAACCGCTGGACGGTACGTACCGTCGGGGACCTGGAGCTACTGGGCGAAGCGCCCGCTCGGCGCCTGCGCGAGGCCGTAGAAAGCACCGTAAGCACCGTAAGCACCGTGAGCACCGGCGACGGCGAGGGCGGCTCCTCACGGCTGCATGTCAACGTCGCGGTGGGCTACGGCGGCCGGCAGGAGATCGTCGACGCGGTACGCGGTCTGCTCAGCAAGCAGCTGGCCAACGGTGCCAGCGCCGAGGACCTGGTCGACGCCGTGACGGTCGAGGGCATCTCGGAGAATCTCTACACCTCCGGTCAGCCCGACCCGGACCTGGTGATCAGGACCTCCGGGGAACAGCGATTGTCGGGTTTCCTGCTGTGGCAGAGCGCCTACTCGGAGATGTGGTTCACCGAGGCGCACTGGCCGGCCTTTCGACGGGTCGACTTTCTGCGAGCACTGCGCGACTACAGCGTGCGGCACCGGAGATTCGGGCGCTAGCGCGACATGATCGTGCTGTCGGCGCTGGTCTTCACCCTGAGCTGGTGGCTCGGGATGTATCTGCTCGCCCGGGACCCGCGCAAACCGGTGCTGGCGCTGGCCGCCGTCGGGTTGTGCGGGTTCGCGGCGGTGGTGGCCGCCGATGCGGTGCGCACCGTGTGGCATCCGGCGCTGCTGGGGCGGGTGGAGATCTACCTGGCAGTGCTGCCGGGGGTGGCCTGGTTCGCGGTGCTGCTGGAGTTGAGCCGGCCGTGCGACCGCTGGACCGGCCGGGCCCGCGATGTGGGGTTCATCAGCGTGGTCTCGATCGCCGCATTGATCGGCGCGACCTGGGCCGGCAGCGTCGACGGTCCGCCGCGGGCCGGACACTGGCTGCTGTTCGGGGTGGTCTCGGTGTCGACATTGGCCGCTATGGTCAAGGCCCTGATCCGGCCGGCGCAACCGGGGTCGGTGCTCGGTGTGGCCGCCGTCGCGACGCTGTTCTTCGCCCTGGCCAACGCGATCCTGATCATTCCGCTGGGTGTGGTGCCCAGCGGCATCGCGCTGGCGAGCACCGGCGTCGACGTACTTCTGCTGGGGCTGGCGGTGGCACTATGGGACGCCTTCGACGAGGGGCAGGCGCTGCGCCAGGACATGCTGCGGTCGTTTCTGGCTGCCGTCGCGATGGCAGCACTGCTGGGCGGGCAGGTGCTGATCGGACTGTGGCTGACCCGCACCGAAATCGTGGCGCAGACCGCGTTGACCGTCCTGCTGTTCACCACCATCGCGGTCGGCATCGAGGTTCAGGTGTTTGTCGACCGGCTGGCCGGACTCTGGGATCGGCTCGCGTTCTGGCGGTCGCCGGGATTGCGCGCCGACCGTGCCGCGCTGCGCGACACCGAGGCGGCGCTGCCGCTGCGGTCTACCGGCCCGCTCGACGAGCTTGACGAGGAGACCTTCGCCCGGCTGACCCGGCGGGCGCTGGGGCACTATGGCGATCTGTCGAAGCTCGTGGCCAGTCCGCTGACCGCGTTGCCGGCCATCGACGAGCGGTTGGCGGCGCGGGGCGCGCCCGATGCGCCGCTGGAACGCGCCAACGAGCTCAAGGCCCTGCTGGCCGACCGGATCGCAGCCCTCAAGCCGCGCGACGGTGGCGAGTTCGGCACCACCGAACAGTGGCGCCACTACAACGCCCTGTACTTCCCCTACGTCGTGGGCGTGCGGGCTTACGCGCAGAACGCCACCGCCGCTGGGCTCGATCCCACCGCCCGGCAGGCGTGGCAGTGGCTGGTCACCGAGGTGCCGCAGCGTTCGCTGCACAACTGGCAGAACGCCGGTGCGCGGGTGATCGCCGCCGATCTCCGGGGCCGGATGCCGGTGACGTCAGGTCTGTGACCTGGGCGTGGCAGTGCTTGGCAGCGTCGTGGGTCGATGTGGCAGCGGCTGCTGAGCAGTCTCAAGGGTGTTCCGCCACGCCTCGAAGGGAGATTGACCCATGACCGCTATCGCCACCCCGACCCTGTCCGACTCGACCGATTCACTGCTTCGCTTCGCATTGCGCGCCGACGCCGTGATCGTCGGAATCGCCGGGCTTGCCCTTGCGGTCGCCGCCGGACCGATGGCGGCGCTGGAAGGCTTGACCGCTACCCATGAATACGCCTTGGCCGCGTTCTGCATCGTCTACGGCGTGACGGTCTACTTCCTGGCGGCGCTGCCGAATCTGCGCGGCGTCGGCATCGGCGTGATCGCCGCCAACGTGGTGTGCACCGTCGCGGCCATCGCGGTGGTCGAGTCCGGAGCTTTGCCGCTGACCGGGATCGGCGTTGCGGCAACCCTGGGCTGTGCCGCCTACACGGCGTTCTTCGCGGCACTGCAGTACGCCGGCCTGCGTCGTCTGGGCTGAGACGCAGCCCACTCAGCGTGTCGCCGTCGCCGCCACCGTCTAAAGTTCACTCCCATGATGTGGCGGCTGGCGGCGATGACGCTGATCCCCGGAACCCTGATCTTCGCCGCGGTGCCGGCGCAGGCTGACGAGAAGAGCTACCTCAGCTACCTCGATTCACACGGCTTCAAATACCAGAACAGCCCCGGGTTGACCACGCCGTCCGGTGCGGTGCAGTTCGGCACGGTCATCTGCCAGAACCTGCGGAAGGGCCGTCCCGCCAAGGACCGGTTCGGCGCCAAGGTCGCCGACGGCGTCACCAAGGTCATGATCGACGCCGCGCAACACGAGTTGTGCCCGGACACCTTGACGGTTGCCGCCACCCCGACCCCGGCGGTGCCGCCGCCAGGTGCCGAGCCGTCGCCGGGGCCTGAGGTCCCGCCCCCGCCTGGCTTCCCGCCGCCCCCGGAGTTCCCACCACCGCCGGAGTTCCCACCGCCGCCAGTTTTCCCGCCGCCGCCTGAGCCGGTGCCCGGTCCCGCGGCAGAGCTCCCGCCGCCGCCCGCCGAGCCGGCGCCTCCGCCGCCGGGCCAGCCGCAGCCTGGCACCGCGACACAGCCCTAGGCCCCTAGGCGCTGGGTTCAGAGCTTGCGCAGGCGCAGCCGATTAATGGAGTGATCGGCGTCCTTGCGCAGCACCAGGGTGGCCCGCGGCCGGGTGGGCAAGATGTTCTCGATCAGGTTGGGACGATTGATCGAACGCCAGATGTCGCGCGCGGCGGCCACCGCCTGCTGGTCGTTGAGCCCCGCGTAGTGGTGGAAGTGCGAATCGGGATTGGCGAACGAGGTGGACCGCATCGCCAGGAATCGTGAGATGTACCAGCGCTCGATGTCTTCCACCCGGGCGTCGACGTAGAGCGAGAAGTCGAACAGGTCCGAGATCATCAGCGTCGGCCCGGTCTGCAACACGTTGAGGCCTTCGAGGATCAGGATGTCGGGGTGCTGAACCACCTGCTTGGAGCTCGAGACGATGTCGTAGCTCATGTG is a window encoding:
- a CDS encoding PPE family protein; translated protein: MQSIAAPPEISSALVNTGPGATSLLDAAGAWRLLGAQLDEQADGYVSALSALVDSWRGRSAAAMVASAEPYLLWLRTTAQECRRTAASIRLAAAAFDSVRAAVTPPAAITANRARRVELLATNRFGTNSAAIAENESQYLAMWTTNTAAMTRYQAASAQATTLSGFDAPTTTPSAGNTSLDGLLTSLEALVNPYDPNYGWSGLANTYANQFVSSGFPINLLSYLAQNTSAQALQNVNAAIGQGLSEGEAALAPALPLGGLGALGAAGLTEMPTAAIGVGMKVGPLTAPPAAAGLLATAQAPVQLASAVTPLPAPESAGFSGVPPILPPIVPPAAAAGSGWRKRRQQKYEDLEVGLELRGPVMPKPPSAG
- the pstS gene encoding phosphate ABC transporter substrate-binding protein PstS, with protein sequence MDINRRAVPSVLALAAALLSGCGGSQDAPSSTRSAAASANAVDCGGSPGLTASGSTAQAHAMTLFVAAFQQACPGQSLAYQANGSGAGIDEFMSAQTDFGGSDSPLSKGEFDRAQQRCGAPVWNLPMVFGPIAIAFRLPGLASLNLDGPTAANIFNGTITTWDDPAIAALNTGTQLPAVAIRVVSRSDESGTTDNFQRYLDTASAGTWGRGAGRTFNGTAGVSVHGNEGVAAATAELDGAVTYTAWSFAQEHRLGMANVITSAGPDPVAISEDTVGKTISSAWFLRDGNDLALDTISFYRPNQAGAYPIVLATYEVVCSHYRDPQIGKAVRAFLQCTIGDGQHALADHGYVPIPQPFKSRLSAAIDAIT
- a CDS encoding thioredoxin domain-containing protein; translation: MANRLAASASPYLRQHADNPVDWWEWTPEALAQAAERDVPILLSVGYAACHWCHVMAHGAFEDPEVAAAMNAGFVCIKVDREERPDIDAIYMTATQALTGSGGWPMTCFLTPDGRPFYCGTYYPKDAFLKLLSAITATWDESRGEVEEASDNIAAELRSMAGGPPAGGPPIDAELCDTSVAAVLRAEDSSHGGFGAAPKFPPSALMEALLRHHERTSAPGALQAVARAGAAMARGGIYDQLAGGFARYSVDAAWVVPHFEKMLYDNALLLRAYAHWARRTGDPLAARVTAQTARFLLTELCDAGMFISSLDADADGQEGLTYVWTPAELIEVLGEDDGHWAAEVFGVSVSGTFESGSSVLQLPTDPDDPQRFDRVRQRLLAARRSRPQPGRDDKVVTAWNGLAITGLTEAAVALEDPSLTAAAQECAEKLLDLHLVDGRLRRASLGGRVGDSAATLEDYGALATALLSVYQFSGEQHLLDAGTGLLDVALAHFADPETPGHWFDTADDAEALVLRPSDPTDGATPSGAALITEALLTAAHLVPADRSERYGQAATDSLSAHAALLDRAPRSAGHWLGVAEACVRGPLQIAVACAGPDSALLAQARRLAPGGTIVVGGPADSSELLMGRGRVNGADAAYICRGQVCDLPVRSAAELAAALGVPADSASV
- a CDS encoding nuclear transport factor 2 family protein; amino-acid sequence: MTSAPDKAQAITETVNRYIELVGGGDADALVELYAADATLEDPVGGEVHIGHNAIRNFYSAITGLDRSSELVSLRVAGSEAAFQFALTITNGDHRMRIEPIDVMVFDGDGKIAGMKAYWSAENITQL
- the trhA gene encoding PAQR family membrane homeostasis protein TrhA — translated: MIADQNPNDLPADILLPHTKPRARGWIHLVSAIVAVVAGVTLTAVAWSMAGREAGLATLAYTISVVGMFAVSATYHRITWKSVATRMRMKRLDHAMIFIFIAGTYTPFALLAMDHGAQERLVMTIVWGGALAGVVLKLCWPTAPKWVGVPLYLLLGWVAAFFIATIMHNAGVAAMVLLAVGGMLYSVGAIMYALKWPDPWPTTFGYHEFFHACTAVAAICQYIAIWFAVLH
- a CDS encoding (2Z,6E)-farnesyl diphosphate synthase, producing the protein MAIIPARLKEPLYRIYELRLRQGLAASRSNLPRHIAVLCDGNRRWARDAGYDDVSYGYRMGAAKIAEMLRWCADAGIEMATVYLLSTENLQREPAELAALIEIITDVVEEICAPANRWTVRTVGDLELLGEAPARRLREAVESTVSTVSTVSTGDGEGGSSRLHVNVAVGYGGRQEIVDAVRGLLSKQLANGASAEDLVDAVTVEGISENLYTSGQPDPDLVIRTSGEQRLSGFLLWQSAYSEMWFTEAHWPAFRRVDFLRALRDYSVRHRRFGR
- a CDS encoding DUF732 domain-containing protein, which gives rise to MMWRLAAMTLIPGTLIFAAVPAQADEKSYLSYLDSHGFKYQNSPGLTTPSGAVQFGTVICQNLRKGRPAKDRFGAKVADGVTKVMIDAAQHELCPDTLTVAATPTPAVPPPGAEPSPGPEVPPPPGFPPPPEFPPPPEFPPPPVFPPPPEPVPGPAAELPPPPAEPAPPPPGQPQPGTATQP